In one Gemmatimonas aurantiaca genomic region, the following are encoded:
- a CDS encoding helix-turn-helix domain-containing protein: protein MGVIATLLAHEPRLARLRSAARDRYRFIPCEDWTSLTRACERGPINVVVFDLYVDGRADFERVRQLRVRVPRAALVAYVDVTRERARDMFDAGRCGIDVLIVAEETDTPQLLAALLDQAEARSVSSLLKPHLAGLRSVVRDAVMLSVTRAHERLTPDSLARLIAVSRRLLSKRLEGAQLPPPHQLLTWGRLIVAASMLEDGSRSADGVASALDFPSGSAFRNTCQRYLGCTPHQIRLRGGAQWVIQELLVNREKRRQIADHDDELQDSAAA from the coding sequence ATGGGCGTAATCGCGACGCTGCTCGCACACGAACCCCGGCTCGCACGGCTGCGCTCCGCGGCGCGTGACCGGTATCGGTTCATTCCGTGCGAAGATTGGACCTCCCTGACCCGCGCCTGCGAGCGTGGGCCGATCAATGTCGTGGTCTTCGACCTGTACGTCGACGGTCGTGCGGACTTCGAACGGGTGCGTCAACTGCGCGTTCGTGTCCCCCGCGCGGCGCTGGTGGCGTATGTCGATGTCACGCGTGAGCGCGCGCGCGACATGTTCGACGCCGGTCGCTGCGGCATCGACGTGCTCATCGTGGCCGAGGAGACCGACACGCCACAACTGCTGGCGGCGCTGCTCGACCAGGCCGAGGCACGCAGTGTGTCGAGTCTGCTCAAACCGCATCTGGCGGGGCTGCGCAGTGTGGTGCGTGACGCGGTGATGTTGTCGGTGACGCGCGCGCACGAGCGTCTGACGCCCGACAGCCTGGCGCGTCTGATCGCGGTGTCGCGTCGCCTGTTGTCGAAGCGGCTGGAGGGCGCCCAGTTGCCGCCGCCGCATCAATTGCTCACCTGGGGACGCCTGATCGTGGCCGCGAGCATGCTGGAAGACGGCTCACGCAGCGCGGACGGCGTGGCCAGCGCGCTCGACTTTCCGTCGGGCAGTGCGTTCCGCAATACGTGTCAGCGGTATCTGGGGTGCACCCCGCACCAGATCCGTCTGCGTGGCGGCGCGCAGTGGGTCATCCAGGAGCTGCTCGTCAACCGCGAGAAGCGCCGACAGATCGCCGATCACGACGACGAACTGCAGGACTCGGCCGCGGCCTGA
- a CDS encoding PAS domain S-box protein, with the protein MSASPSSSSQVADLIGAADLLGGILLVLDDAGRIVGANAGARRLFGTALSSPFPCPLDAVRPHRPELVAWLEASLTGQQASPFEFEAPGEDGPTWWTSVLTQAPRTAGGTRLWLWRAHDITVWRQPRRVVSEQAYAAALAESEARLRGVLNAGFDAVCIARAVRGPDGRIEDFIVLDVNTRAGERAGMTRDAMIGKPLLTVFPLSRAWGLWEECCRVLLTRKPFETTHEAPIGDQQVRWLRRLVVPIDGDAVAISSRDVTDRHLEQTALAASEARHRQLFEHNGAIQLLADAETSRILDVNAAAEAFYGWPRETMREMYVIDLDPSSIDQWRTATTGMATGTGKRVARDHRLSTGARRRVETFLGVAEVDGRRIVHIIVQDITERTQAERRLRESEARFRAVIGGMREGVLLYDDAGIIRVCNPSAERILGIDADRLIGVDSSRVDWHAVREDGSPWPNDALIGLLALRSGESQPQQLMAVQRKDGETAWLSVTADPLTRPGEPQPYGAVVVFTDVTEMRVSNERLREAQKLEAVAQLAGGIAHDFNNLLTVITGATSFLRDSLESTSPLLEDVAAIERAAERAEELTKRLLAVGRRQMLRKEAVELNHLLEEQLAAIREELPASIQLHCDLSIVPVAATLDRSRLLDAIQTLVHNAREAMPQGGSLTLRTGQVVRTHPHEPPSEALPRAFAVLSVHDTGVGMEEETRARLFEPFFSTQPFGNNRGMGLASVHGMVHQSRGFMECESQPGLGTTLQLYFPMATVTPPARPAATSVGRDRASGAVLVVDDDPMLRELGRRMIEKIGEKAFTATSGVDALAFLEKRSAEISTVITDLTMPDMGGLELIARLAERYPALPVVAISGFAVQVGARATLDARQVPFVAKPFTMPELAQALTVARARVAR; encoded by the coding sequence GTGTCCGCTTCCCCCTCCTCCTCGTCGCAGGTCGCAGACCTGATCGGTGCCGCCGACCTGCTCGGCGGCATCCTGCTCGTGCTGGACGATGCGGGCCGGATCGTGGGCGCCAATGCGGGAGCCAGGCGTCTGTTCGGCACCGCGCTGTCGTCTCCCTTTCCGTGTCCGCTCGATGCCGTGCGGCCACATCGACCGGAGCTCGTGGCCTGGCTGGAAGCAAGTCTCACCGGACAGCAGGCTTCGCCGTTCGAGTTCGAAGCCCCGGGGGAGGACGGGCCCACCTGGTGGACATCGGTGCTCACCCAGGCTCCCCGGACGGCTGGCGGTACCCGCCTCTGGCTCTGGCGGGCGCACGACATCACCGTCTGGCGACAGCCGCGGCGCGTGGTGTCCGAACAGGCCTACGCCGCCGCACTGGCCGAATCCGAAGCCCGTCTCCGCGGCGTGCTGAATGCCGGGTTCGATGCCGTGTGCATCGCCCGCGCGGTGCGCGGCCCCGACGGACGCATCGAGGATTTCATCGTTCTCGACGTGAATACCCGCGCCGGGGAGCGTGCCGGCATGACGCGTGACGCCATGATCGGCAAGCCACTGCTGACCGTGTTCCCGCTGAGTCGGGCGTGGGGATTGTGGGAGGAGTGTTGCCGCGTGCTGCTCACCCGCAAACCATTCGAGACCACACACGAAGCCCCGATCGGCGATCAGCAGGTCCGGTGGTTGCGGCGCCTCGTCGTGCCCATCGACGGGGATGCCGTGGCGATCAGTTCCCGTGACGTCACCGATCGTCATCTCGAACAGACCGCCCTGGCCGCCAGCGAAGCCCGTCACCGTCAGTTGTTCGAGCACAACGGCGCCATCCAACTCCTCGCCGACGCCGAGACCTCACGCATCCTCGACGTGAATGCCGCTGCCGAAGCGTTCTACGGCTGGCCACGCGAGACGATGCGCGAGATGTACGTCATCGATCTCGATCCGTCGTCCATCGATCAATGGCGCACGGCGACCACCGGCATGGCGACCGGCACCGGCAAACGGGTTGCGCGGGATCATCGGCTGTCCACGGGAGCGCGCCGGCGCGTGGAGACCTTCCTCGGCGTTGCCGAAGTGGACGGTCGCCGCATCGTGCACATCATCGTGCAGGACATCACCGAGCGCACGCAGGCCGAACGTCGATTGCGGGAATCGGAAGCCCGGTTCCGGGCCGTGATCGGCGGCATGCGCGAAGGCGTGCTGCTGTACGACGACGCGGGCATCATCCGGGTGTGCAATCCCAGCGCCGAACGCATCCTGGGCATCGATGCCGATCGACTGATCGGCGTGGACTCGTCACGTGTGGATTGGCATGCGGTGCGGGAAGACGGATCGCCCTGGCCCAACGATGCGCTGATCGGATTGCTGGCGCTGCGTTCGGGAGAGAGTCAGCCGCAGCAGTTGATGGCCGTCCAGCGCAAGGACGGCGAGACCGCGTGGCTGAGTGTCACCGCCGATCCGCTGACGCGCCCGGGAGAACCGCAGCCCTACGGGGCCGTCGTGGTGTTCACCGATGTCACCGAGATGCGCGTCTCCAACGAACGGTTGCGGGAGGCGCAGAAGCTGGAGGCGGTGGCACAATTGGCGGGAGGCATCGCTCACGATTTCAACAATCTGCTCACCGTCATCACGGGAGCGACGAGCTTCCTGCGGGATTCGCTCGAGTCCACCTCACCGCTGCTGGAAGACGTGGCCGCCATCGAACGCGCTGCCGAACGCGCCGAGGAACTGACGAAGCGCCTGCTGGCCGTCGGACGCCGTCAGATGTTGCGCAAGGAAGCAGTGGAGCTCAATCACCTGCTCGAGGAACAACTGGCTGCCATCCGGGAGGAGTTGCCGGCGTCCATTCAACTGCATTGTGATCTGTCCATCGTCCCGGTTGCGGCGACGCTCGATCGTTCCCGGTTGCTGGACGCGATTCAGACACTCGTGCACAACGCACGCGAGGCGATGCCGCAGGGCGGGTCGCTCACGTTGCGCACCGGCCAGGTGGTGCGGACACATCCGCACGAACCCCCCTCCGAAGCGCTGCCGCGTGCTTTTGCGGTGCTGTCCGTACACGACACCGGCGTCGGCATGGAGGAGGAGACACGCGCGCGATTGTTCGAACCGTTCTTCTCCACCCAGCCGTTCGGCAACAATCGTGGGATGGGACTCGCGTCGGTGCATGGCATGGTGCACCAGAGCCGCGGCTTCATGGAGTGCGAATCCCAACCCGGACTTGGCACCACGCTGCAACTGTATTTTCCGATGGCGACCGTCACGCCACCGGCGCGTCCCGCGGCCACGTCTGTCGGGCGCGATCGCGCGTCCGGCGCCGTGCTCGTGGTGGACGACGATCCGATGTTGCGCGAACTCGGACGTCGCATGATCGAGAAGATCGGCGAGAAGGCATTCACCGCGACGTCGGGTGTGGATGCGCTGGCCTTTCTCGAGAAACGCTCGGCCGAGATCTCGACGGTGATCACCGATCTGACCATGCCCGACATGGGTGGTCTCGAACTCATTGCCCGACTCGCCGAGCGGTATCCCGCCTTGCCTGTCGTGGCGATCAGCGGCTTCGCGGTGCAGGTGGGCGCCAGAGCCACGCTCGACGCCCGCCAGGTGCCGTTCGTCGCCAAACCTTTCACGATGCCTGAATTGGCGCAGGCGTTGACGGTGGCCCGGGCCCGCGTGGCTCGCTGA
- a CDS encoding thymidine kinase, giving the protein MSGGFQVAGGWMEVIAGVMFSGKTEELLRRVRRATIARKRVQVFKSHLDDRYAGLWAVSSHDRRTFEATPVDSSAQILLRLDPMAQVIAIDEAQFLDAGVVQVASSLADRGRRVILAGTDTDFRGEPFGAMPQLMAVAEMVDKLHAICVLCGSPASRNQRLIDGKPAPYESPTIMVGAADSYEARCRACHIVPRRDEGQQQLL; this is encoded by the coding sequence ATGAGTGGGGGGTTCCAGGTCGCCGGCGGTTGGATGGAAGTGATCGCCGGCGTGATGTTCAGCGGCAAGACGGAGGAACTGCTCCGCCGTGTGCGCCGCGCGACCATTGCGCGCAAACGTGTGCAGGTGTTCAAGTCGCACCTGGATGATCGGTATGCCGGTCTGTGGGCCGTATCCAGCCACGACCGGCGGACCTTCGAGGCGACCCCCGTGGACTCATCCGCGCAGATCCTGCTGCGCCTCGACCCGATGGCGCAGGTCATTGCCATCGACGAGGCGCAGTTCCTCGACGCCGGTGTCGTGCAGGTGGCGTCGAGTCTGGCCGACCGGGGACGTCGCGTCATCCTCGCCGGCACCGACACCGATTTTCGCGGGGAACCGTTCGGCGCCATGCCCCAGCTCATGGCCGTGGCGGAAATGGTCGACAAACTGCACGCGATCTGCGTGTTGTGCGGATCGCCGGCCAGTCGCAATCAGCGATTGATCGACGGCAAGCCGGCGCCCTACGAATCGCCCACCATCATGGTCGGTGCGGCCGATTCCTACGAAGCCCGTTGCCGCGCCTGCCACATCGTGCCGCGACGCGACGAAGGGCAGCAGCAACTGCTCTAG
- a CDS encoding DbpA RNA binding domain-containing protein, which translates to MAAAMRPGIERSREAGDAAAPTCLVITPTLEQALAASAQARRLLGADAGRVVPVTGVLRARRVLATGPVAVVTGTATDLLGLRRDAALDLQHLQVVVIIGLDEVLAANGAETLQALLGDAPGDVMRVATLETETEETTAFIEAQLRRARRLSPVIVGDTPLAITPRFLLTSAGGRADALRALLDEQDPPSLAIVASTDAGAADAVVALERLGLSVDGTSVQVTRQPSAQHVALTVLWEAPASYDALVEAVAMRPVDAVALLLPEELPTFRLFTEGLAEAWTPAVRKASAEERVQQLRTALRSTLANGGATASELALLAPLLETNDALEIAAAAVRLYEGARRDGIALRARHAAAGAKPSREASRDASRGEEGPSAGRQRVFLAVGKRDGVRVGDIVGAIANEVEIPGDRIGQVELFESHAIVELSAEDAAKAVGALASSTLRGRRLSARIDVRGGERGGERGERGRGFDRGDRGDRGDRGERSFGRSFDRGDRDGGREGGRGRSFGGPRGDRGDRGDRGDRGDRGDRPGGRSGGFGGPRGPRGSFEGRGERSERGGRDDRGDRGGMRGGGRPPRADDERRAFGDRPVRERVEGRAEWAERSERMKHARRPARPSFDRGGDFDAED; encoded by the coding sequence ATGGCCGCCGCGATGCGGCCGGGAATCGAACGGAGCCGGGAGGCGGGCGATGCCGCTGCTCCCACCTGCCTCGTGATCACACCCACTCTCGAACAGGCCTTGGCCGCCTCGGCGCAGGCCCGCCGGCTGCTCGGTGCCGATGCCGGTCGTGTCGTGCCGGTCACCGGTGTATTGCGGGCCCGGCGTGTACTGGCCACCGGGCCGGTGGCCGTCGTCACCGGTACAGCCACGGACCTCCTCGGTCTGCGTCGCGATGCGGCGCTCGATCTGCAGCACCTGCAGGTCGTGGTGATCATCGGACTCGACGAAGTGCTCGCCGCCAATGGGGCCGAGACCCTGCAGGCGCTGCTGGGTGACGCGCCCGGTGATGTGATGCGTGTGGCGACATTGGAGACCGAAACCGAAGAGACGACCGCCTTCATCGAAGCGCAGTTGCGGCGGGCACGCCGTCTGTCACCGGTGATCGTCGGCGACACGCCACTGGCGATCACGCCACGTTTCCTCCTCACCTCGGCCGGTGGTCGCGCGGATGCCCTGCGCGCCCTGCTCGACGAGCAGGATCCGCCGTCACTGGCGATCGTGGCCAGCACCGATGCCGGCGCCGCCGATGCGGTGGTGGCCCTCGAGCGCCTCGGCCTGTCGGTGGACGGCACCAGTGTGCAGGTGACACGTCAACCCAGCGCACAGCACGTGGCGTTGACGGTGCTCTGGGAAGCGCCCGCGTCGTACGACGCGCTGGTGGAAGCGGTGGCCATGCGTCCGGTGGACGCGGTGGCCCTGCTGTTGCCCGAGGAATTGCCGACGTTCCGTCTGTTCACGGAGGGGCTGGCCGAAGCCTGGACGCCAGCGGTGCGCAAGGCGAGTGCGGAAGAGCGTGTGCAGCAGTTGCGCACCGCGCTGCGTTCGACGCTGGCCAATGGTGGTGCGACGGCAAGTGAGCTGGCGCTGCTCGCACCGCTGCTGGAGACGAACGACGCCCTCGAAATCGCGGCCGCCGCGGTGCGCCTCTACGAAGGCGCCCGTCGCGATGGCATCGCATTGCGCGCCCGTCATGCGGCCGCCGGCGCCAAGCCTTCGCGTGAGGCATCACGTGACGCCTCGCGCGGTGAAGAAGGGCCATCGGCGGGCCGTCAGCGGGTCTTCCTCGCGGTGGGCAAGCGTGATGGCGTGCGTGTGGGCGACATCGTGGGTGCCATTGCCAACGAAGTGGAGATTCCGGGCGATCGTATCGGTCAGGTGGAGCTGTTCGAGTCGCACGCCATCGTGGAACTGAGCGCGGAGGACGCAGCCAAGGCCGTGGGCGCGCTGGCGAGCAGCACGTTGCGCGGCCGCCGTCTCAGTGCCCGCATCGACGTGCGTGGCGGCGAACGGGGAGGCGAACGCGGTGAGCGCGGCCGCGGTTTCGATCGTGGTGACCGCGGTGATCGTGGTGACCGCGGCGAGCGGAGTTTTGGTCGCAGCTTCGATCGGGGCGACCGGGATGGTGGCCGTGAGGGTGGTCGCGGACGGAGTTTCGGCGGACCGCGCGGTGATCGTGGTGATCGTGGCGATCGTGGTGATCGTGGCGATCGCGGTGACCGTCCAGGTGGACGCTCCGGCGGTTTTGGTGGCCCACGCGGCCCCCGTGGCAGCTTCGAGGGTCGTGGTGAGCGCAGCGAGCGTGGTGGTCGTGATGATCGGGGCGATCGCGGCGGCATGCGCGGCGGCGGTCGTCCTCCGCGGGCCGATGACGAACGTCGCGCCTTCGGCGATCGTCCCGTGCGCGAGCGCGTGGAGGGGCGTGCGGAATGGGCCGAACGTTCGGAGCGCATGAAGCATGCGCGCCGCCCGGCCCGTCCGTCGTTCGATCGCGGTGGAGACTTCGACGCCGAGGATTGA
- a CDS encoding pyridoxal phosphate-dependent aminotransferase, whose product MSLVFQPSQNIVRLKESATLAVAAKARALKAAGKSIIDLGAGEPDFDTPVFIREAAVEAMNAGHTHYTATEGVLPLREAIAADANRIQVQGTPVTPAEVVVSNGSKQSLYNACVCCFGPGDEVLVPTPSWTSYYEMIELARAVSVPVFGDPANSLKVTADQLAAAATPRTRGLMLNSPSNPTGAVYSRAELTAILTLAAERGWWVIADEIYLRIAYEGGAQSALEVAPTRENLIVINGVAKAYAMTGWRIGWSIAPVAVSKAMTAFQSHTTSNPSSISQYATLAALARRDEADAAVNTMVQAFRERRDAVVSALRAFPSVRYVHPAGAFYVYVNVEGFRGADDPGATFAAAVLEEHGVAVVPGSAFLTPGWIRASYATTQSVAVDGVTRIARCLTQ is encoded by the coding sequence ATGTCACTGGTTTTCCAGCCCTCGCAGAACATCGTCCGCCTCAAGGAATCCGCCACCCTGGCGGTCGCCGCGAAGGCTCGTGCGCTCAAGGCTGCTGGAAAATCCATCATCGACCTCGGGGCCGGTGAGCCCGACTTCGACACCCCGGTTTTCATTCGCGAAGCAGCGGTCGAGGCCATGAATGCGGGCCACACACATTACACGGCTACCGAAGGGGTGCTGCCGCTCCGCGAAGCGATCGCGGCCGACGCCAATCGCATCCAGGTGCAGGGCACACCCGTCACACCCGCCGAAGTGGTGGTCTCGAACGGATCCAAGCAGTCGCTCTACAACGCCTGCGTGTGCTGTTTCGGCCCCGGCGATGAAGTGCTCGTGCCGACGCCCTCCTGGACCAGCTACTACGAGATGATCGAACTCGCGCGCGCCGTATCGGTGCCGGTGTTCGGCGATCCCGCCAACTCGCTCAAGGTGACGGCCGACCAGCTCGCGGCGGCGGCCACGCCGCGCACCCGGGGGCTGATGCTCAACTCCCCGAGCAATCCCACCGGGGCGGTGTATTCGCGCGCCGAACTCACGGCCATTCTGACGCTGGCCGCCGAGCGGGGATGGTGGGTCATCGCCGACGAGATCTACCTGCGCATCGCGTACGAAGGGGGCGCGCAGTCGGCGCTCGAAGTGGCGCCCACGCGCGAGAATCTCATCGTCATCAACGGGGTGGCGAAGGCCTACGCGATGACCGGCTGGCGCATCGGCTGGTCCATTGCTCCCGTCGCGGTGAGCAAAGCCATGACGGCATTCCAGTCGCACACCACGTCCAATCCCTCGTCGATTTCACAGTATGCGACGCTGGCGGCGCTGGCGCGTCGCGACGAAGCCGATGCCGCCGTGAACACCATGGTGCAGGCTTTCCGTGAACGCCGTGATGCCGTGGTCTCGGCGCTGCGCGCGTTCCCCTCGGTGCGTTACGTGCATCCGGCCGGCGCGTTCTACGTGTACGTGAACGTCGAGGGCTTCCGCGGCGCCGACGATCCGGGTGCGACGTTTGCCGCGGCGGTTCTCGAAGAACATGGCGTGGCGGTGGTGCCGGGCAGTGCCTTCCTGACACCCGGCTGGATTCGCGCCAGCTACGCCACGACTCAATCCGTGGCCGTGGATGGCGTGACGCGCATTGCACGGTGTCTCACGCAGTAA
- a CDS encoding Lrp/AsnC ligand binding domain-containing protein has translation MITTIVLVQADPKAIPACATALAGIDGVAEVYSVSGAWDLVAIVRVPDLERVATVVTLEFANVPGIVRTQTLTAFRTYSRNDLEQAWDIGIE, from the coding sequence ATGATCACGACGATCGTGCTGGTGCAAGCCGACCCGAAGGCCATCCCCGCCTGTGCCACCGCCCTCGCGGGGATCGACGGCGTTGCCGAGGTCTATTCCGTGTCCGGTGCCTGGGACCTGGTGGCCATCGTGCGCGTGCCCGATCTCGAACGGGTGGCCACCGTGGTCACCCTGGAGTTCGCCAATGTGCCCGGCATCGTGCGGACGCAGACGCTGACCGCGTTTCGCACGTACAGCCGCAACGACCTCGAACAGGCCTGGGACATCGGCATCGAGTGA
- a CDS encoding metallophosphoesterase, with the protein MRLVHLADLHLGFRQYQRLTAAGVNQREADVEATIQRAADQITALAPDVIVIGGDIFHTVRPPNPAILHAFRMLSGWRTALPDTKIVMVAGNHDAPRTSETGCILRLFREIGVYVADMDTELFTFPEQSLAVLAVPDVPGIVRPSLVPPEGFRHRVLLMHGEVAGMLPAHLATPERAAIEIPVSDLHVEAWSYIALGHYHVYRQVAPHAYYSGSLDYTSSNPWGEKQEEHTNAVPGKGFIEQDLETGVHRFHPVSPARPLLDLTPIEATGMSAVDLDGAIRARVDSAPGGIDHAIVRLTVHNAPRHIVRELDHAALREYRRRATHFQLDTHRPTPILHRVGGGAAIRRATLADIVAERLRERTLTAGVDRDALVALGLQYLQQAEQAAMAALPAVDG; encoded by the coding sequence ATGCGTCTGGTGCACCTCGCCGATCTCCATCTGGGATTCCGCCAGTATCAACGGCTCACCGCGGCCGGTGTCAATCAGCGCGAGGCGGATGTCGAAGCCACGATCCAGCGCGCGGCCGATCAGATCACGGCGCTGGCTCCCGATGTGATCGTCATCGGCGGGGACATCTTCCACACGGTGCGTCCGCCCAATCCGGCCATCCTGCATGCGTTCCGCATGCTCTCGGGATGGCGCACCGCGCTGCCCGACACGAAGATCGTCATGGTCGCGGGCAATCACGACGCGCCGCGCACATCGGAAACCGGTTGCATCCTCCGCCTGTTCCGCGAGATCGGCGTGTATGTCGCCGACATGGACACGGAGCTGTTCACGTTTCCCGAGCAATCGCTGGCCGTGCTGGCGGTGCCCGATGTGCCGGGCATCGTGCGACCCTCGCTGGTGCCACCCGAGGGATTCCGGCACCGCGTGTTGCTCATGCATGGGGAAGTGGCCGGCATGCTCCCGGCCCATCTCGCCACCCCCGAGCGTGCGGCCATCGAGATTCCGGTGTCCGATTTGCATGTGGAGGCGTGGAGCTACATCGCGCTCGGGCACTACCATGTGTATCGACAGGTGGCGCCGCACGCGTACTACAGCGGCTCGCTCGACTACACGAGCAGCAATCCCTGGGGGGAGAAGCAGGAAGAGCACACGAACGCTGTCCCCGGCAAGGGATTCATCGAGCAGGATCTCGAAACGGGCGTGCATCGGTTTCATCCTGTGTCACCCGCGCGTCCACTGCTCGATCTCACACCCATCGAAGCCACGGGCATGAGCGCCGTCGATCTCGATGGCGCCATCCGCGCCCGGGTGGACAGTGCGCCGGGGGGGATCGATCACGCCATCGTGCGACTGACCGTGCACAATGCACCCCGTCATATCGTGCGGGAGCTCGACCACGCCGCGCTGCGTGAATACCGCCGGCGTGCCACGCATTTTCAACTCGATACGCATCGCCCGACGCCCATTCTGCACCGGGTGGGCGGTGGCGCCGCGATCCGGCGCGCCACGCTCGCCGACATCGTGGCCGAACGTCTGCGTGAACGTACACTGACCGCGGGGGTCGACCGCGACGCCTTGGTCGCGCTGGGACTGCAGTATCTGCAACAGGCCGAACAGGCGGCCATGGCCGCACTGCCCGCGGTGGACGGCTGA